The Polyodon spathula isolate WHYD16114869_AA chromosome 10, ASM1765450v1, whole genome shotgun sequence genome contains the following window.
TCATCTCAACACCCCTTCCAAGTGACCATAATACCCCACGAACCTTTGGGTTAGGCTTAGGCTATTGCTATATAATAAACTTCGTTTTAGTAGCTACATGTTCCCCCTTATCATGTGATCGGTCTGTAGCACAATGATGTCTATTCCCGGTTTTACACAATGTTGAGAGTCTCACAGTGGTGCAATGGAATCTCATGTTTGTGCATAAGCTTGTTATTGATTGCGAGGCTGCGAAACCCTTTATACACGAGAGAGAGGTAAATACAATACAACTGTCCAAGCGtactattatttcattttttgggaGGGGTTACCATGAAGAGGTGTAAATTACCATTCTATTTTCCTGTAGCAGTTACGCAAACCCCCCCTTACTGCAAAGATTGAATTGCCTTGTTGTCTCAAACTTGGTCTGCGCAagccttctatgtttctgtacacatGCCATTGCTCAGAAATAACATGTCATTATatctaaatgtacacattttaaaaatatgtattcatttattttcacaacatttataaatctggggaaaaaatacatgttaaaatattaacgctttttttttacacatggcaccagatatcacacaccctcgtctcgtatcttgtaaagcgctttgtgaccaCTATGAAACGCTAGAAagataaaagattattattatttacagtaacagCAACGCTTATTCCCTGCCAAATATGAACTACTTTcgatgtgtaatgactgcagtataagatactgaccttaggtttaggtgTAGGGTGAggattattcattattttattagcaataatagccaatcagagtgcagtgtcctgacaggaacatttcgtggtacctgtTTAAGCACTGCGCGCATATTTCTGAGGATAAAGTTGAGTGACATCACGCAGCAGCCATCGAAGAACGCGCACCTCCgcgattctgtgcagaactgcagaaatctgcgctACAAGGACGCCAGCAAAGATCTGTGCGGCGATGCTGATATGCTACAGGGGGGATGTTATTTCTATAACGATACATTAAATAAGTAATGAAAACATGAAATGTCATATAATCCCGAGTCACGGTGGCCGAGAGGTTAAGGCGTTGGACTCGAAATCCAATGGGGTCTCCCCGCACAGGTTCGAATCCTGTTCGTGAcggacatttatttaacatttaaataagaaaacgAAACAAACACTTCAAATACATGGTACCCCTATACATAGGGCGGTCTCTTCGTATTTGCATTCTCTACTTTATTAAGTGGAAAAGGACCACAGTAAACACAGGTGCTttgttaaaacatacatttaggtAGTGGGTATTTTGATCAAATTACTCCGGAATTCTTAAACGAGAAGGGAAGGTCGTTCCTACAAAATGGGTGTCacatacattatacatttacattCATTAATTTAACACATCAGATTATTTATTTTGACTCGCTATTTTTGCAACAACAACACCGATAAAGCATGACTACGGTGCATAtaagtattttataaaaataactcATTGGGTTGTGGAAGTCCTTTCAGTCCCTGTTCCATTTCAGTTTCAATATTACATTCTAGAGCCTGACTGCCAGTCTCCCTTTCTGCCACAATGAAATCAAACCGCTTTTCTGTATGACTGCAACCTGAAGCACACGCTCGTCTCATCAAAGCAGCCGGGCAGAGGAATCGCTGGACCCTATTATTGATCTACCACTTGATGCGCAAAGTTGAAAGTGTTGTTGGTTCGAGTTCTGTTTGGACCCCCCTCCGCCAATGATGAGAGGCATGACGCTGTTTCTGATCTGCGTTTTATGAACGGGCGGAAATATACGCCCTCTCGAGCTATTAAATGAAGTTGTCTGTTCCTGAAAGAAGGTTTGGGGATTCAACACTGGAGCCTGCTCGGAGACTGCATAGCGGCGTGCCAGGGTACCTACCACTGAAAAAATGAGTGCTGTCATCTGGAACCCGGAGCTACTGAAAACAAGGACGAGGGTAAGCGATGCTTTCTACTGTTAAATaagatagatacatacatacatacatacatatatatatatatatatatatatatatatgtatgtgtgtgtgtgtgtgtgtggcaacgGAAGGAATCGAAACTGTGCAGATGATAAACCCCGTTGCAATTTAACGCGTTTCGCACTCAGAACTTTAAGTAACATAATTCCAAGATGCGACTTGTGCTTTATGACaatataaacagtaaacaaagtgcATCAGCACCAATCTTTTTGGATCGTCACACATATCTATCTTTTTCAAGTCTGTATCATTACCTTTTAAATAGTGCTGCATGAGGAATgctggaaataagattcctactgcggagcagtttcactcattccaggctTCACTTCAAGCTTAATTAACACCAGAGTTTAAGtaaaaagctcaggtgtgtcttattaaactcaatggtaaaagcaggaatggatcaaactactctgcaatgggagtctcatttccatccctacTGATCAGCACTAATAGATGATAGTGATTGTAACTGCTGCAGCTCCCAGTGCCCACACAGAACCAAGCTGCAGCACACCATGGTAAAACTGAGTGAAGCACAGGGGCAGAACCAAGCTGCAGCACACCATGGTAAAACTGAGTGAAGCACAGGGGCAGAACCAAGCTGCAGCACACCATGGTAAAACTGAGTGAAGCACAGGGGCAGAACCAAGCTGCAGCACACCATGGTAAAACTGAGTGAAGCACAGGGGCAGAACCAAGCTGCAGCACACCATGGTAAAACTGAGTGAAGCACAGGGGCAGAACCAAGCTGCAGCACACCATGGTAAAACTGAGTGAAGCACAGGGGCAGAACCAAGCTGCAGCACACCATGGTAAAACTGAGTGAAGCACAGGGGCAGAACCAAGCTGCAGCACACCATGGTAAAACTGAGTGAAGCACAGGGGCAGAACACCATGGTAAAACTGAGTGAAGCACAGGGGCAGAACCAAGCTGCAGCACACCATGGTAAAACTGAGTGAAGCACAGGGGCAGAAGGCAAGGTGAAGCACACCGTGGTATAGGAAATGCATGGTGTTATCACAGGGACAAGATGAATGGCTGGtttcagaccctgattagcagtattcttagactacctaatgttaaattgagtaataaaaaaaaaaaaaaacttatagcACTGTCCATAATTTGAATATTGTATCTTCTTCACATGTTTGTCATTCTAAGATACATTGTAAAAGAAATACATCTTTTTGGCTTTAACCTTTATTCTATGGGAAAAAGCGAATACGTTTGAGCTGAGATTTGAGGATGTTCTCTGcctataaaacatattatatataaaaaaatacatattatccACAGAAGACATCTTCAAATCTCAGTTCAACATTCTGCAGTCCAAAGTTAAACCCAACTTGCCCTTGACAACTGCAGGCATCAAAACAtcaaattacttattttatttatttcttttacatGTGAGCCATCCTTTTCCACTCTTCCATGGTCCTTATTAACTTTGATATTATTTGTCAAGTTCTTTAAAATTTGCTTGACActtcctctctgggctttaccatgctcacaATGCTTCCTgactctgctatgcttttactttgggaATCTAATCCTGTCCCTGTTTGCAGCCTCTGTCCAGGCTGCTCCTGGTGTGTGCCCTCCTCTCCTTGTCCCTCGCCCTGCCTCGCACCCATGCCTTCCCCAGCTGCTGCCATCTCCGCCGCTGCCACTGCCGCCTGCTGGAGCTGTTGTACGGGCCGGGGAACCACGCCATCGGCATCCTTACCATGGGTAGGCGCAGCTCCAGCTCGGGGCTGCAGGGGGCACTCCGGAGCTCAGGAAGAGAGGCCCAGACTGTGGAGATGGAACCCCAGAGGACAGGGGGAAACAGCAGCGGGACCCTGCCTCATATCGGGACTCTCGTGACCCGGCAAGAGTTCTGTGACATGCTGCTCCGCCAGCACATGCAGCGGTGCCTCTGGGGGTCCCAAAGGGGGGAGTGTGAGACCTTCCTGATCAGGCTGTGTGTTGCAGTCAGCAGGGGGGTGTAGTGGCTGGGTTTTCAATTTCATTCACAATAACTTCCACTGTCCACCAGATCAGTGCAAATTgacagattgtttgtttttcctttggcaattaaaatatacatatagacTATGTAAATTCTTAGCCCCTGGAGCATGAATTCGGAGGCTGACCAGGGGATTGAACACCTGCGACAGCTCTGGTCTTAGTGATGCTTCAATGATGTACCTGCGCAGAGAGGCAGTGTGGAGCAGCATTCTGCACACAGCTTCCATCAACAGGGTATCTATAATGATGATGACTTGCAATATCCAGAACTCTCTCTCTGCCTTCCTGTGCTCTCATTGAACCATCTCAGAGCCCGTCCACACGGCCTCTCGAGTAGGGAGATGCACCTGTATCAGTCTTTAAATGATGAATGCATAAATAACCACATGTATTGTTCAACTTTTAATCTtcttatttcattaaaatgtgtaaCAGAATTATTCTTTGTTTTGACTGTTTTTATCTCTTTCCGTGTCATACAAAGTAGCCCACCTTCACAAACAGACTCTGATTTTGCAATGCTAACGTCCTGTTTGTTGAAGTGCTTGCCCTGGTACTGTGTTGTATGTATGTGGGTCCCCTTGTCTTGGGCTCCCTAACACTTTGTTTAACTGAGGTCTTTCCATCTTGACAAGGTATCTCCACATCACTCACAGGTGCAGGTCTCTGACTGTACTTGTGAAGCTTACATTCAAATGTGTTCTGTACTTGTCTTGTAGTCGAGAAGTCTTTGCAGGTCAATATCAGGCTGTTCGGGGTGTCTCCCATGCAGTCACTCGCCTATTGCATGCAGAACTCACATTTAGAAGGGAGAGTCTTATTGATTTGCAGTGATGGAAAAAACCTTCCATTTCATATCAATTTGATCCTTTCCAGGCTTATCCACAGCATATAGAAAATTCAGATCTTGCTGTTCAAGCTTATTCATTTTGGAGTGGCTCAAACTGCTCTTGATCTTACGCCATTGCTTATTGTAATGTCTAATGATTTTCCAGTAATCCATAAAAGGATGTCTCCCTTCTCTGTCTCCTCCagtctctttctctcccccttcAGTCTCCTCCAGTCTATGTTTCCCTTAGTCTCCTCCAGTCTTTCTCCCCTCTCAGTTtcctccagtctctctctctccccctcagtCTCCCCAGTCTCCCCAGCCTTCCCCTAGTCTCCCTCAGCCTTAGTCTTACACCTTAGTCTCCTCCAGTATGTTTTCCCCAGccacccctctctcccccctcagtCTCCCCAGCCTCACCCTCTTCCCTCAGTCTCCTCCAGTCCCTCTCTCCCCTCAGTCtcctccagtctctctctctcccccctcagtctccccagcctcccctctctcccctcagtCTCCCCAGCCTCCCCCCTGTCTCTGTCCTCTAGCGGGGTGCTGTAGGCTTTGCTCTGTATCTTCAGCACCATCCTCTTGGCGTAGAAGTCTGTGCACTCTTCGGGCAGCTCCTCCAGGCTCCTCAGCGCTCACTCCTGTACAGCACAACACGCTTCCTCCCAGTCACCTGAACCAGCAGGTTATCCATCACTTGCACAGACAGGCAGGCTGTCAATACTCAACAAGCCTTGAAatcagaaatacaaaaagaaacctaataaaaggtatcaggtttttttttttctaaatgcagcACAATGGAGTGTTTTGTAGTTATGAATGAAGTCTTGTCTTAAGCTAACATACAAGTGGCTGTACCGTCCCTTTGCTACAGCGTGGCTAGATCATTTCTTTTATAATAAGCTGATATAGTGGGGGCTATCCCGTCACTATCGGGtaacaataaaaaaggaaaacacaccaTTGCCATCTAGGAAGCATCCGCCCATCCTACTCCCCCTGTATTCTTACATCATAGTGATGACCACCCCCTGTACTCTTTCATCACAGTGATGACCCCTCCCCCTGTACTCTTTCATCACAGTGATGACCCCTCCCCCTGTACTCTTTCATCACAGTGACAGCCCCTCCCTCTGCGCTCTTTCATTATAATGAGTCCAGAGCTGGAGGCCGCGGAGAGCTGATTTGGAACACGCTGGAGAAGAACAGCTCCTTCAAGAAGAATTCTGGCAAAAAAAAGTCACCCGCCAGGCTCGGAACTGCTTTCTGACATCAGCGATGTCCTATGGGACACAGACACAGGGACTGGTTATTGCAAAATACTGACAGGAGACTGTAGCAGCATTGCACTGGCAGAGATACAAAGGCAAAAAATATCTTGACTAGTGGAGTTACAACTGCAACAATGTAGACAGTGTGGGATCCAATCACCTGCAACTGGaacaaaatatgcttttaaatactAATGAATTCAGTGCAATTACTGAACCTTAaaggtggtggtggaggtgatATATTTCTCCAGTTAGACCCCCTACTTTGCAATATCTGTGCATGAATATTAATTGAATGAATaactgacacattttaaaatagcaccGGGACCCACAGTCAGGTATTTGATCTGTGTTCTTCCCCCATAATCTTTTAATTAACAgtaattaaatgtgacatttacaGACTAATGAACTGCAGTGAAGTGGCTCAGTGCTCCTGTCTCCTGGTGAGGCTCACCAACAGCTACACAGACTGGCTCACTGTCTCCAAGTCAATCTGCAACCAAATTCAGTGCGTCTCAATGCTTTTCAGAGGTTAAACCTGCCGAAGACGGCTGCTTTCTGGTGCACACATCTTGTTTAAAGGGATCCCCTTGTTATTATAGAGATGATGGGAATGAACACTTCAATTCATCTTGCCAGGGCAGAACTGTTAACCTGATGCTACCTTACAGAGGAAAGTACTGCAGGACCAAAACACTGGTTAAATAAAGGaaatgaaacactgcactgcTTGTGTAGTCCTTGCCACGTATTCACGTGTTGCATGCTGTTTCTGAAAGTTTTACAAGTAGAGCTGCACAAACAGATTATTCAATTATTGTACGGAACTCTCCACAGGTCAGGGTCATTGGTATTGatcgggctaatttaccattccaagtaaatcaagtgaagaagcagctgcatGGATTTGTGTgaattgctgttctccacagagtgtATTCAAAGCAGCTGTTTCATTACTTGATTCACTTGCAATGGTAAATTAGCCTGATCAACACCAATGACTCTGAcctgtggagagcttgaatcAAATATTCTTTTCGTGCAGCACTATTCGCGAGCGCTTTGTTGGAGCAAGGGGGATTGGGGTTAACAGCCCTGCTCTTTTTCAAATGAGCCCCACAGATCTTCATAGAGCTGAGTGGAGGTGTTTATTCAACACAGCACGGTTGCATCAGCACTCCCTTTCGAGTGCACTGGAGGGCAATGCGGGGCCAGTTTCAGCTGAAGTCCGTATTAAAtcaaaagtgaaagaaaaaaaagcctctCTGCAATTTAAATTACGCAGCACATCcacacactgcaatcacacaTCACAGTCACTGCGCACATGAGGACACCAGGGAAGGTAGAGGACCTGTATTTGGGTTTCCATTACTTACTGTTCTGTATTATAACCAGCCACTCCCCAAAGACTCACCTTCCTGGGGTCCTCTCCCAGCGAGCGCAGGTAATAGCTCTCCTTCTgcacagacacaaacagacagactgacaccTGAGAGACAACGTTACGCAGCAGCCGCATGGGGCACACCACACTAATTAGCTTTCAACCTTTCAGGCTTCAAATGCGCATTGACAGTCCAAAGGCAGGCTGGGGTAGGGGGCTTGACCTTTCCTGCTGTGGCTGCCCGCTGGCTGCTTTAGTGCATAAAAATGTTCGAATCGTTTAATCAGGGCTGCCTTTAGAACGTGTGTTTACCAGGTGATTCACTCTAGATGAGTTACACAAGTCTCAATCTGTGTGATGGGTGACTGGATGAAATTGCCACCTGCATTCGTAGAACTGAAACACCCTTTTAGGTAGATGTGCCCTGAAGTGAAAGATGCACACGGCCTGGTTACGATCAGAAAGAGATGGAAGAGCAATGCTTAACCAAGCCTTGCTTATCATTCTACTGTATTTTGGTTAGCCAGGTCTATCACTAAATGCCTTTAGTGAAAGTATATCATATTGTGCAACAGTATGGGTACAACATCTCAACCTATATACTCTACACAGTATGCCtgactgaaaacaaacatttcactGCCTTTCAACAGTGAATATAGAACCTGTGCCATACTTACTTCAGAGAGCTGAGTGATACAGCGCTTTCAAGTCAACGTTTTGTTACTGTTGCCTTCATGCTAATTCCAAAGGTGGCCTCTTGTAAATTCCTTCCCCCATGCAGCACCACCATGTGCCAGCAGGGGTCTCTAGTCTAGAGGCAACAGTTTTTATAGCTCCATCTAGTGGAACTCAAGAGGAATTACTAAAGAAAGATTAAATTAATTACTGTGGGAAACAATTCAAATTCACCCCAGAAATAGAGTGTCCTGCAAAAACAATTCTTTATCATCATCCGTGTATACGTACACTGTCCTTTTCTTCTGACAGGTCATTGGAATACTGTAGATAGCTTCAGAAATGTGCTTGTGATATCATTACCCTTCCACACTCTGTCTCTCCACACGTTTTCATGCGGTGTCCCTTACAGTACGGTCCTCGCTGAAACAAAGTAACACCGATACTACATTACAATTCTTGATCGAGGGAAGTTTGCAATTCTCTCATACAAGTAAAATTAACAGAAACAAAAGCGTATATTTTATTCAAACTGATAAAATGAAGTTTTGTCTGTGCCGGCTACATCAAACTGTCAGCTATTAATACAGTCCAGGCATTTACTCATCGGTCTAGGAAACGAAATCTTGTTTTCAGACGGATTGCATAAATGACCGGACTAGAAGGTGTAGGGAGAAAATGGCTCTGCCCGTAAGGAGTTGCTGTGTTAGGGCTCACGGGGTTCTGTCCCGTTTTCTCAGGCACGGTAGCGGCTCTTCGTCGTTGATCCCGGTGGTTATCAAGAGGCTGCCCTCCGCCTCAGCGGCCTGTGGGCTGGGCCGAGCCCCGGCCTTCTCCACCGCCAGACTGTACAGCTCGGAGCCGCAGAGGACGAACCAGAAAATGGTGGTAGTTGGGATACCAAACCCGTTCATCTGGTTCCGAACCCGCGTCTACTACTTCTTAATCCGGGCATATTTCGATCAGGAGTTTAATATCGACGACTTCACCGAGGGGGCAAAACacgtgtgtttttttaatgtatttatttaattacacctTCCAGTTGTAATAATAGCGTCAGTGGGGTACTGAAGGTACATGACCGTTTTGTATTGCTCTCGGGGCGTTGATCGAGGCCAGTTGTAAACAACATCCACAGTTAGGGTCATGGACCACCACGTAAACTAAAAACGTGTGAAtcgttgtttttcttaattttataacttgataatacttaaaaaaaaaaaaacaaaaaaaaaaaaaaaaaaaaaaaacacaacagtttgACCCTGACACAAATAAGGCCagacgggggggtggggggtgactACAAGCTGCAAGGTGTGTACATTGTTGTGGGGAGGTAACCATGCCACAGTGGTAACCTGACCGGACTGTGAGACAGCCCTGGAGAAAAGGCGATTCTCCAGAATGGCCCATTCTATAAAGTCGCCGCTGTTGAGACATTATGAAGTTAGTAGTTTTACAGTTAAATATGTTGCTGAGTTCCCCAACACTGGGACCCTCACTGATGTGTATTGCTACCCAATGTGATTAATCTGTTTTATCACCAGGCATTTGCTCGGGTGTCAAAGCTGCTATCCCAGTGTAAATTTGAAGCTCTGGAGGGACTCGTAGCGAAGGATGTAAGTACAGAGCCTCCAGTCTAAGGTAATGTTAAGATGGAATAAGCTTTAATTGACACTCGCTGACTGTTTCTCTCTACCCTCTCCCAGGTGCTGGAGCGGCTGCAGCAGCAGTGCCCCCTCCTCCCCCAGACTCACCAGCAGGCCCTGGCAGCTGACATGAGTGACATCATGTACACCACTCCGGGGGATGTGGGCATTTACTACGATGACAACGGTGTGTGCTGCCCCCTCCTCCTGCCCGGACGTCAGTGAGAGTGATACACAGAGCAGGGAGCGTTCCCCTGTTAGGCAGTTGCTGTATATCTGAAGAGGTTTCTAGTCTGTTTAGTATGCCACTGTGCTGCctgcaaatgtactgtatatgtgtttctAATCCTTCATTGTCCTGTGTAAGGGCCctttcactaattcactgttttcagtattttcagtttgAATAGGTCTGTTACAAAGGTAGAGCAGATGTAAGGATTGATGAGTGGTGGTGTATCAGACTGTATTGAGCGTGA
Protein-coding sequences here:
- the LOC121321395 gene encoding orexin-like, which produces MSAVIWNPELLKTRTRPLSRLLLVCALLSLSLALPRTHAFPSCCHLRRCHCRLLELLYGPGNHAIGILTMGRRSSSSGLQGALRSSGREAQTVEMEPQRTGGNSSGTLPHIGTLVTRQEFCDMLLRQHMQRCLWGSQRGECETFLIRLCVAVSRGV
- the maip1 gene encoding m-AAA protease-interacting protein 1, mitochondrial, producing MALPVRSCCVRAHGVLSRFLRHGSGSSSLIPVVIKRLPSASAACGLGRAPAFSTARLYSSEPQRTNQKMVVVGIPNPFIWFRTRVYYFLIRAYFDQEFNIDDFTEGAKHAFARVSKLLSQCKFEALEGLVAKDVLERLQQQCPLLPQTHQQALAADMSDIMYTTPGDVGIYYDDNGRKFVSILMRFWYLTSARLPEETPEGTKVFQVAFGEEERGEETKRLLTANYEFQREFTKGVLPDWTITRVEHSKLLD